The Sandaracinus amylolyticus genomic interval TCGAAGGGCACGCCGATGAACGCCGCGTTCCACGCGCTGAACCGCGGCAAGCGCAGCCTCGTGCTCGACCTGAAGAAGCGCGAGGGACAGGAGGCGCTGCTGCGCCTCGCGCCGCGCTACGACGTGCTGATCGAGAGCTTTCGCCCCGGCGTGATGGAGCGCCTCGGGCTCGGGTTCGATCGGCTGCGCGCGGCGAGCCCGGGGCTCGTGTACTGCGCGATCACGGGGTTCGGTCAGGACGGTCCGGCCGCGCAGCGCGCGGGGCACGACATCGGGTACATCGCGCGCGCGGGCGTGCTCGGGCTGACGGGCCCGGAGAGCGGTCCGCCCCAGGTGCCCGGCGTGCAGATGGCCGACATGGCGGGCGGCGCGCTCTTCGCGGTGAGCGGGATCCTCGCGGCGCTGCACGCGCGCACGACGACGGGCGCGGGACGCTTCGTCGACGTGTCGATGTGCGAGGGCTCGATGGTGCTCGGCGCGTTCGGGCTGATGGCGGCGCTCGCGGGCGATGGATCGCACGCGCAGGGCGCGGGCGCGCTCAACGGAGGCATCGCGCCGTTCGGCACGTACCGCACGAAGGACGGGCGCGCGATGGCGCTCGGCGCGCTCGAGCCGAAGTTCTGGGTCG includes:
- a CDS encoding CaiB/BaiF CoA transferase family protein → MTDAHGPNAVDRLTRRPLSGLRILDLSRLLPGPFASMILADLGAAVDKVEDPSGGDYLRFMPPMVGDASKGTPMNAAFHALNRGKRSLVLDLKKREGQEALLRLAPRYDVLIESFRPGVMERLGLGFDRLRAASPGLVYCAITGFGQDGPAAQRAGHDIGYIARAGVLGLTGPESGPPQVPGVQMADMAGGALFAVSGILAALHARTTTGAGRFVDVSMCEGSMVLGAFGLMAALAGDGSHAQGAGALNGGIAPFGTYRTKDGRAMALGALEPKFWVAFCTGVGIEPGMDALMPGPHQETWKARLRDVFASKTFAEWVAFAEKVDCCLEPVLMPEEVPSDPQHVAREMFVAHDASGVTLPVPRTPIASEAATGPAPTQGRDTRAVLHDAGWSESEIDALIATGAAR